From the Saccharobesus litoralis genome, one window contains:
- a CDS encoding DUF1592 domain-containing protein, whose translation MITLNNLISLACYSKRQKGSNISAAKALFTSILMLGSFKTFAAVCDFNVVDEWNTGYKAEITLNAQSQVIDSFALSWQQSDSHSVDNFWNAELSCSQGQCEANSLAHFNALQIGQSFTFGFIAQKNGIELNTIPVVEGDICNGTTGNSTNSSATQEGATDYDVNSSPSVASDWYLNPETSSLSYISVKKDHVAEVNQFISTDSLQALNGEITAAGDILLTINLNTVETNNETRNGRLLSMLFETELLPTAFIKASVAPELLSNLEVGDTIIHDLDAELSLHAVTQPINARVLIAKQSNTEIAVSTIQPINIDSKSFDMALGIEALRTVASLSSIGEVVPVYFHLNFATQAPTTGEQIVPPEAVSAPTDLAGTFVDDENITELHWSDNSNNETVYLVRRKPIGGNWATVAELSANSTYLSEGLPEAGEFDYKVIAVRNSYPSAPTNIERVTVTAGNQLVRGQQLFSEQCAGCHGNNGEGLGSFPAINVERDVDNMINYIRDNMPLNSAASCDQQCAEDVATFIQTLWVTEATCDIAQTPVVYGARQLKILTKSEYQNSIADLLGVDFDVTDGLSADVQIGLFKNNTFASVLPSSYSNYLLVAEEIAQWASDNQFSPALNCPELNQDCAEDLINNLAPKIFRRPLTNEEQQTYLAIADGSQTAGDVTSGMQLALEGLLSSPQFLYRHELGEVNPDNPSIDNDAYELTSYEMATFLAYTYTGSTPDEQLLAAAARDELRDEQHIILHANRLASNANSVLSEFVGSWLGTADLERAAKDPQIGTGFANLVPDMKQEINQVFAHIMLDDQQSFAAFYSANFTFVNEALATHYGLSGVSGDEMQKVETSQRGGILANGAFMARWAESVESSPILRSVRVRRRMLCQDQPDPPAGTFAAREAKLAELSELLQDPTTTNRTKYHRLTEDAPCTNCHTQYINPLGFGMEDFDTLGRARTHDQQGNIIDASGELFAPENYSDISSSIVFNGTKQLGNVLSGLSSAQSCIPKQMFRYVMGLGHDEIDSENPQGTQLSDDEKSGYACAIDELTNTMMTNSPRAMFEKFGSLDAVRYRKAWARDELTD comes from the coding sequence ATGATTACGTTAAACAATCTAATATCACTTGCTTGCTATAGCAAGCGACAAAAAGGTTCCAATATTAGCGCGGCTAAAGCGTTGTTTACTTCAATATTGATGCTTGGCAGTTTCAAAACGTTTGCTGCTGTTTGCGATTTTAATGTGGTAGATGAATGGAACACTGGCTACAAAGCTGAAATTACCTTAAATGCCCAATCACAGGTTATCGATAGCTTTGCGTTAAGTTGGCAACAGAGTGATAGCCATTCGGTAGACAACTTTTGGAATGCTGAACTAAGTTGTTCGCAAGGTCAATGCGAAGCCAATTCGTTAGCGCATTTTAATGCTTTACAGATTGGTCAATCTTTTACTTTTGGTTTTATCGCCCAGAAAAATGGTATTGAGTTGAACACAATTCCCGTTGTTGAAGGCGATATTTGCAACGGTACAACTGGTAATTCGACTAACAGTTCGGCAACTCAAGAGGGTGCAACAGACTATGACGTTAATTCTTCACCAAGTGTAGCCTCAGATTGGTATTTAAATCCAGAGACATCATCACTGAGTTATATCTCGGTTAAAAAAGATCATGTAGCCGAGGTGAATCAATTTATTTCTACTGACAGTTTACAGGCGCTAAATGGCGAGATAACCGCTGCAGGCGATATTCTGTTGACGATAAATTTAAACACGGTTGAGACAAACAACGAGACCCGAAATGGTCGTTTGTTATCCATGTTATTCGAAACCGAGTTGTTACCGACCGCGTTTATTAAAGCGAGCGTTGCGCCTGAGTTACTTTCTAACCTAGAAGTCGGTGATACCATAATTCATGATTTAGACGCAGAGCTATCACTTCACGCGGTAACTCAGCCAATTAATGCGCGTGTACTAATTGCAAAGCAATCAAACACTGAAATAGCGGTTTCGACAATCCAACCTATTAACATCGACAGCAAAAGCTTTGATATGGCACTTGGTATTGAAGCGTTACGGACCGTGGCCAGCTTATCGTCAATAGGTGAAGTGGTACCTGTATACTTTCATTTGAATTTTGCTACTCAAGCGCCTACAACGGGTGAACAAATAGTGCCACCTGAAGCCGTTAGTGCACCGACTGATTTAGCCGGAACCTTTGTTGATGATGAAAATATCACCGAACTGCATTGGTCGGATAACAGTAATAACGAGACTGTATATCTGGTAAGGCGCAAACCAATAGGTGGCAATTGGGCAACCGTTGCCGAGTTAAGTGCCAACAGTACTTATTTATCGGAAGGTTTACCAGAAGCCGGCGAATTTGATTACAAAGTCATAGCCGTTCGCAATAGCTATCCGTCAGCTCCGACAAATATTGAAAGAGTAACCGTGACTGCGGGTAATCAATTGGTACGTGGTCAACAATTGTTTTCTGAGCAATGCGCGGGGTGTCATGGTAACAATGGTGAAGGCTTAGGGAGTTTTCCGGCTATTAATGTTGAGCGCGATGTTGATAATATGATCAACTATATCCGCGATAATATGCCACTAAACAGTGCGGCAAGTTGTGATCAACAATGTGCTGAAGATGTTGCGACTTTTATTCAAACCTTATGGGTAACAGAAGCGACTTGCGATATTGCCCAAACGCCAGTCGTATATGGTGCGCGCCAGTTAAAAATATTAACTAAATCTGAATACCAGAACAGTATTGCGGATTTATTAGGTGTCGATTTTGATGTGACGGATGGCCTTTCTGCCGATGTTCAAATTGGCTTGTTTAAAAACAATACCTTTGCCTCTGTATTGCCTTCGTCTTACAGCAATTACTTATTGGTTGCCGAAGAAATTGCGCAATGGGCATCGGATAATCAGTTTTCGCCGGCGCTGAATTGTCCTGAACTCAATCAAGATTGTGCTGAAGATTTAATAAATAATCTTGCGCCTAAAATATTTCGTCGCCCATTAACCAATGAAGAGCAACAAACCTATTTAGCGATAGCTGATGGCAGCCAAACTGCCGGTGATGTGACATCGGGTATGCAACTGGCACTTGAAGGTTTATTGTCTTCTCCACAGTTTTTATATCGCCATGAGTTAGGTGAAGTTAATCCAGATAATCCGAGCATTGATAACGATGCTTATGAGTTAACCTCATATGAGATGGCAACCTTCTTAGCCTATACCTACACAGGTTCAACGCCAGATGAACAATTGTTAGCGGCTGCGGCCAGAGATGAACTACGCGACGAGCAACATATTATCTTGCACGCTAATCGTTTAGCTTCCAATGCTAATAGCGTACTAAGTGAATTTGTCGGGAGTTGGTTGGGAACAGCTGATTTAGAGCGCGCGGCTAAAGATCCTCAAATCGGCACTGGCTTTGCCAATCTGGTTCCTGATATGAAACAAGAAATAAACCAAGTGTTTGCCCATATTATGCTGGATGATCAACAAAGCTTTGCGGCGTTTTATTCTGCCAATTTCACTTTTGTCAATGAGGCGCTAGCAACCCATTATGGTTTAAGTGGTGTCAGCGGAGACGAAATGCAAAAAGTTGAAACTTCACAACGCGGTGGCATTTTGGCTAATGGTGCGTTTATGGCGCGCTGGGCGGAGTCGGTTGAATCATCACCTATATTACGCTCGGTTCGGGTGCGCCGTCGTATGTTGTGCCAAGATCAACCGGATCCACCCGCTGGCACTTTTGCTGCACGCGAAGCAAAACTCGCAGAATTATCTGAGTTATTGCAAGACCCAACAACCACTAACCGTACCAAATATCATCGTTTAACCGAAGATGCGCCATGTACTAACTGTCATACCCAATATATCAACCCACTTGGCTTTGGTATGGAAGATTTCGATACGCTAGGGCGAGCCAGAACCCATGATCAGCAAGGCAATATCATAGATGCATCAGGTGAATTGTTTGCTCCGGAAAATTACAGTGATATTAGTTCTTCAATTGTGTTTAACGGCACAAAACAATTGGGCAATGTGTTATCGGGTTTATCGTCTGCGCAATCTTGTATTCCTAAACAAATGTTTCGATACGTGATGGGTTTGGGCCATGATGAAATCGACAGTGAGAATCCGCAAGGTACGCAACTTAGCGATGATGAAAAATCAGGGTATGCCTGTGCGATTGATGAACTAACCAACACCATGATGACTAATTCACCCCGTGCCATGTTCGAAAAGTTTGGTTCGCTAGATGCGGTGCGTTACAGAAAAGCATGGGCTCGCGACGAGTTGACGGATTAA
- a CDS encoding DUF1552 domain-containing protein has translation MKKHNLHSYAMTRRNALKTLLASGFSKALLSSSPLISGLLLSRQAQANTLPNKSIAIYIPGGGIHDMWAPSGSGSNMVMQAMSSSYESVKTDCNFLLNMNHTNAGHGQMPRILSNSWSGSGVDSYDVYMGKQLGAELPFTYVNLGVHSNGKGYLTRDGNTQIPFEDNPFTAFKLLFGANTGGSAKTPILDAHADAVNSIKNQLAGYEVERLNEHLDAISDTQRRLDDLVGSSSCSAAPDSSEFNLTFDTFSQQARLQADIAVAALKCNITRSVSIAFGNHQCEFRIPELNYTGSYHQSIHGGSNGQANYPYYTEMRNHLGSFTAYLIQKLKDENLLNSTVVIETTDMGHADKHSSVDVPLMIAGGGSAMFRGVSTPTGGQYNQLDALHTAAAVCGVNLPYGQQIPGVLT, from the coding sequence ATGAAAAAACACAATTTACATTCATACGCCATGACACGTCGTAATGCTTTAAAAACGTTACTGGCTTCGGGGTTTTCAAAAGCCTTGCTTAGCAGTTCGCCTCTGATCTCTGGGTTATTATTATCAAGGCAGGCTCAGGCAAATACGTTACCAAATAAATCTATTGCTATTTATATTCCTGGTGGCGGTATACACGATATGTGGGCGCCGAGTGGTTCGGGTTCTAACATGGTGATGCAAGCCATGTCATCCAGTTATGAATCTGTTAAAACAGACTGTAATTTTCTGCTTAACATGAACCATACCAATGCCGGACACGGACAAATGCCGCGCATCTTATCTAATAGTTGGTCGGGTAGTGGGGTAGATAGTTACGACGTTTACATGGGTAAACAGCTCGGCGCTGAGTTACCTTTTACCTATGTCAATTTAGGGGTGCACAGTAACGGTAAAGGTTACTTAACTCGCGATGGCAATACCCAAATACCATTTGAGGACAATCCATTTACTGCGTTCAAATTGCTGTTTGGTGCTAATACAGGCGGAAGTGCTAAAACACCAATTTTGGATGCACATGCCGATGCAGTTAATTCGATTAAAAATCAATTGGCTGGTTATGAAGTAGAGCGTTTAAATGAGCATTTAGATGCGATTTCAGATACCCAGCGTCGGTTAGATGATTTAGTCGGCAGCAGTTCTTGTAGTGCAGCGCCAGACAGTAGCGAATTTAATTTAACATTTGATACCTTTAGCCAGCAAGCGCGTTTGCAGGCTGACATTGCGGTAGCGGCACTTAAATGCAATATCACACGTTCGGTGTCTATTGCATTTGGTAATCATCAATGTGAGTTTCGTATTCCTGAGTTAAATTACACAGGCAGTTATCATCAATCGATCCATGGTGGTAGTAACGGCCAAGCCAATTACCCTTACTATACGGAAATGCGTAATCATCTGGGTAGCTTTACCGCCTATTTGATCCAAAAATTAAAGGATGAAAACTTATTGAATAGCACAGTGGTGATTGAAACGACGGATATGGGGCATGCTGACAAACACAGTAGTGTCGATGTACCTTTGATGATTGCAGGGGGCGGCAGTGCTATGTTCCGCGGCGTATCTACACCAACCGGAGGACAATATAATCAGTTGGATGCATTGCATACTGCGGCGGCTGTTTGTGGAGTTAACTTACCTTACGGACAACAAATACCAGGGGTGTTAACTTAA
- a CDS encoding FAD-dependent oxidoreductase: MTSKSAQQPDIRVGIIGGGVGGATIALQLSALGVKVVLLEKASSLVSGPPFCHLHAGGNLYRDISDQQCFGLLKQSIDTAKLYKQAIDYRPTIVAVPKRDKGSPNDVIVRLKKLQQEYQRLIQADPQNQVLGKASHYYTLFERKEIEQLAQLPTPDNPQTPQQWMIEFAKNVDLEQLQFPLALVQEYGISTFRLAASVSLALQNSTNCQVYTDTQVTGVSQNENSNTKYNHNSNTNTKHNNKGWVITAEHQGKPQTFTVDYLINACGFKTGSIDDMLGLNRPRMVEFKAAYISRRPSASNNWPEVVFHGERGTHNGMTQLTPYPDGYFQIHGMTPEITLFEQGLVASKQHTAQPQLPAKFLAKVEHQWDQKIVNTRTNKAIEQVAQFIPAFANATVGSNPMYGAQQIPGQDPTLRVADVTFDQHNYARCEIVKASAAISAAETIVENLCGLGLIANDMNAKQVFSLTDALSAQQIAEQADKLAKERGYPLALARRNNPSVTNSC; the protein is encoded by the coding sequence ATGACAAGCAAAAGCGCGCAACAACCAGACATTCGAGTCGGCATTATAGGTGGTGGTGTCGGCGGCGCAACAATCGCGTTACAGCTGAGTGCTTTAGGTGTAAAAGTCGTTTTGTTAGAAAAAGCATCAAGCTTAGTCAGTGGCCCACCTTTTTGCCATCTTCATGCGGGTGGTAATTTATATCGCGATATTTCCGACCAGCAATGTTTTGGATTGCTTAAACAGTCTATAGACACTGCAAAGCTGTATAAACAGGCCATCGACTATCGCCCAACTATTGTTGCAGTGCCTAAACGTGACAAAGGTAGTCCAAACGATGTCATTGTTCGGCTTAAAAAACTCCAACAAGAATACCAAAGACTAATTCAAGCCGATCCGCAAAACCAAGTTTTAGGCAAAGCATCGCACTATTACACCTTGTTTGAGCGCAAAGAAATTGAGCAACTCGCACAGTTACCCACGCCTGACAATCCGCAAACACCACAACAGTGGATGATTGAATTCGCTAAAAACGTTGACTTAGAGCAACTGCAATTTCCATTGGCTTTGGTGCAAGAATATGGAATTAGTACTTTTCGTTTAGCCGCAAGTGTTAGCCTTGCTTTACAAAACAGTACAAATTGTCAGGTATATACTGATACTCAAGTTACTGGTGTTAGCCAGAATGAAAATAGCAATACTAAATACAATCACAATTCCAATACCAATACCAAACACAATAATAAAGGCTGGGTAATTACCGCAGAGCATCAAGGAAAGCCGCAAACCTTTACGGTAGATTATTTAATTAACGCCTGTGGTTTTAAAACAGGCAGTATTGATGACATGCTTGGTTTAAATCGCCCTCGCATGGTGGAATTCAAAGCGGCTTATATTAGCCGTCGGCCGTCGGCTAGCAATAATTGGCCTGAGGTAGTATTTCATGGCGAGCGCGGCACGCATAACGGCATGACACAATTAACGCCATACCCTGATGGATATTTTCAAATACACGGCATGACCCCCGAAATTACTTTGTTTGAACAAGGTTTAGTGGCGTCTAAACAACATACCGCGCAGCCACAACTACCCGCTAAATTTTTAGCTAAAGTAGAACACCAATGGGATCAAAAAATAGTCAACACCAGAACTAATAAAGCCATTGAACAAGTTGCCCAATTTATACCAGCTTTCGCCAATGCCACAGTCGGCAGCAATCCTATGTATGGCGCGCAGCAAATACCGGGGCAAGATCCAACCCTACGCGTTGCTGATGTCACCTTTGATCAACACAATTATGCGCGATGTGAAATTGTTAAAGCATCTGCAGCAATATCTGCAGCGGAAACGATAGTCGAAAATTTGTGTGGTTTAGGGTTAATCGCAAACGACATGAATGCAAAACAAGTTTTTAGCCTTACTGATGCTTTAAGTGCGCAACAAATAGCAGAACAAGCTGATAAATTAGCTAAAGAAAGAGGCTATCCGCTAGCCTTGGCAAGGCGTAATAACCCAAGTGTTACGAACTCTTGTTAG
- a CDS encoding cellulose binding domain-containing protein yields MKSKLEKLVYMMLLFSIGTGSSLAALCEFSLNGEWGSGFNATVKITNDSQQDIEGWSVDLKYNDATKINHMWNASLSNSNGVYTATNANYNRVIKPGSSASFGFNNAKANHGEAASIPQLTGICAASDGVNKPVAEISASQSSGSIPFTVEFDASQSTSPENSALNYLWDFADGTQSTDPQPVKTFEQIGDYRVSLVVSSDGQTSQPSYFNIQAVAPQPETAQCEYMIKEEWLSGFTAQIKIVNQDSWAINGWSVDLQYTDGTRISGSWDSKLIGSNPYQLANANYNANIAPQQYVTLGFNAQKGTEGDAPSRPILGGICNNDFVFNQKPTAVANASVIQGFAPLSVDFDASGSSDPDGDDLSYLWQFPNGETSELVDPSLVFQESGSYPVQLTVNDGSLSSETVELTIEVEQAPIKYNYQLDAAKSSLFFVSTKKTHIVEAHHFTSLTGSINEFGQAQLNIDLTSVETNIDKRNERMRLYLFETDLFPTAAVSLDIDSNLLPNIEVGSAIELDVTPILDLHGVQLELPTKVKVSKLTETKLLVQNLTPIILQATDFDLAEGVETLRELAGLPVISLAVPVNFNLVFVAQ; encoded by the coding sequence ATGAAATCTAAGTTAGAAAAGCTAGTGTATATGATGCTGCTTTTTAGCATAGGCACTGGATCGAGTTTAGCCGCTCTGTGCGAGTTTAGCTTGAACGGAGAATGGGGTAGTGGATTTAATGCTACCGTTAAAATTACCAACGATAGTCAGCAGGATATTGAAGGTTGGTCTGTTGATCTTAAATATAATGATGCAACCAAAATTAATCATATGTGGAATGCATCTTTATCTAACAGTAATGGCGTATATACCGCAACTAACGCCAATTACAATCGAGTAATAAAGCCAGGTAGTTCAGCTTCATTTGGGTTTAATAATGCTAAAGCGAATCATGGTGAGGCTGCCAGTATTCCACAATTAACGGGAATATGTGCTGCTAGTGATGGCGTTAATAAACCTGTTGCTGAGATAAGTGCTTCACAAAGCTCGGGCAGTATTCCATTTACAGTCGAGTTTGATGCCTCGCAGTCTACTAGCCCTGAAAATTCAGCGTTAAATTATTTATGGGATTTTGCTGATGGCACGCAATCAACCGATCCGCAGCCAGTAAAAACCTTTGAGCAGATAGGTGATTATCGAGTGTCTTTAGTGGTTAGCAGTGATGGCCAAACTTCTCAACCCAGTTATTTCAATATTCAAGCGGTTGCCCCACAACCCGAGACAGCGCAATGTGAATATATGATCAAAGAAGAGTGGCTTTCAGGTTTTACCGCGCAGATTAAAATAGTTAACCAAGACAGCTGGGCCATAAACGGTTGGTCTGTCGATTTACAATATACAGATGGAACCCGTATATCAGGTTCTTGGGACAGCAAACTAATTGGCAGTAACCCCTATCAGTTAGCTAACGCAAATTACAATGCCAATATCGCGCCGCAACAATATGTGACATTGGGTTTTAATGCCCAAAAAGGCACTGAAGGTGATGCACCATCTCGGCCCATATTAGGCGGTATTTGCAATAATGACTTTGTGTTTAACCAAAAACCTACGGCTGTCGCCAATGCCTCTGTTATTCAAGGGTTTGCGCCTTTATCGGTCGATTTCGACGCGAGTGGTTCAAGTGATCCCGATGGTGACGATCTGAGTTATCTATGGCAGTTCCCTAACGGCGAAACATCTGAGTTAGTCGATCCTTCTTTGGTTTTTCAAGAATCCGGTAGTTACCCAGTTCAATTGACGGTCAACGATGGTAGTTTAAGTTCTGAAACAGTCGAGCTAACTATTGAAGTTGAGCAGGCACCAATCAAATATAACTATCAACTTGATGCTGCTAAGTCCTCACTATTTTTCGTTTCTACCAAGAAAACCCATATTGTTGAAGCCCATCACTTTACTAGTCTTACTGGCTCTATCAATGAGTTTGGTCAAGCTCAGCTTAATATCGATTTAACTAGTGTTGAAACCAATATTGATAAACGAAACGAGCGCATGCGTTTATATCTGTTTGAAACCGACTTATTCCCCACAGCGGCTGTATCTTTGGATATTGATTCAAATCTTTTGCCAAATATTGAGGTTGGCAGCGCGATAGAACTTGATGTAACGCCTATTTTGGATTTACACGGTGTTCAGTTGGAATTACCAACCAAGGTCAAAGTATCCAAGTTAACTGAAACAAAACTATTGGTACAAAATTTAACCCCAATTATCTTGCAAGCGACTGATTTTGATTTAGCTGAAGGGGTTGAAACGTTAAGAGAATTAGCGGGATTACCGGTTATTAGTTTAGCTGTGCCAGTTAATTTTAATTTAGTGTTTGTAGCGCAATAG
- a CDS encoding phosphoglycolate phosphatase — protein sequence MKFTNKEVLIFDLDGTLIDSVPDLALSTNLMLEALDKPTYPVDTIRSWVGNGASVLTQRALSGSIDISPDLDPLFVEKALSIFLDFYKQNVCVNTCVYPNVKTTLQDLKELGYRLVIVTNKPEQFIAPILQKLGLANLFEMLVGGDTLPKRKPDPMQLEYVCNKLGVSATDCVMIGDSKNDIYAATAANMQSIGLTYGYNHGEDISTQGANLVLDDFADILSAMISTADAC from the coding sequence TTGAAATTTACCAATAAAGAAGTGCTTATATTTGATTTAGACGGCACTTTAATTGATAGCGTTCCTGATTTAGCACTAAGTACTAATTTAATGCTAGAAGCGCTCGACAAACCAACTTATCCAGTTGATACCATTCGTAGTTGGGTCGGCAATGGTGCAAGTGTACTGACACAACGAGCGCTATCTGGCAGTATTGATATATCGCCTGATCTTGATCCGCTATTTGTAGAAAAAGCCCTCTCTATATTTCTCGACTTTTATAAGCAAAATGTTTGTGTAAACACCTGTGTTTATCCTAACGTTAAAACCACATTGCAAGATTTAAAAGAGTTGGGATACCGACTAGTTATTGTGACCAATAAGCCGGAGCAGTTTATTGCCCCTATTTTACAAAAATTGGGTTTGGCAAATTTATTTGAAATGCTTGTTGGCGGCGATACTTTACCTAAGCGCAAACCTGATCCCATGCAACTTGAATATGTTTGCAATAAGCTCGGTGTTAGTGCTACTGACTGCGTGATGATTGGTGACTCGAAAAACGATATTTACGCAGCGACAGCAGCCAATATGCAAAGCATAGGTTTAACTTATGGTTATAACCATGGCGAAGATATTAGCACCCAAGGCGCAAACCTAGTGTTAGACGATTTTGCTGATATTCTATCAGCCATGATATCAACCGCGGATGCCTGCTGA
- a CDS encoding helix-turn-helix domain-containing protein, which yields MQLTDGSYTTIEEYIDAIQEASLDAMQLSSGVFNNRHKLVASPDLILGYRTTEGETLNYGTIANEHYFFVVPQLGIEYQYCGLEMADEHLIVCDNKRDIVTRHAAVFHGITISIDKTILHRYLGIYGKTYVDLCLETTFNQLVLPKAIQIKTKLLAFVTRVLDGSLDYQNATLQQDVLDTVALLLVELIEPVFRCGNTSPPSMSTRQNVVMRSLQFINETAPNPITINELCQASFCSVRTLEYAFKTILKMTPKQYLIQYRLHQIRKQLLGKPSEKITPLLKNYGIVNTGRFANDYFKLFGEYPKQTMRFAN from the coding sequence ATGCAATTAACTGACGGAAGTTACACCACAATTGAAGAGTATATTGATGCAATACAAGAAGCTAGCTTAGATGCTATGCAGCTTTCTAGTGGTGTATTTAATAATAGACATAAATTAGTAGCCTCTCCTGATCTTATTTTGGGTTATCGTACAACTGAAGGAGAAACCCTGAATTACGGCACTATTGCCAACGAACATTATTTCTTTGTTGTTCCTCAACTTGGTATTGAATACCAATATTGCGGATTGGAGATGGCAGACGAACATTTAATTGTTTGTGATAATAAGCGCGATATTGTGACGCGACACGCGGCTGTCTTTCACGGTATAACCATTTCAATTGATAAAACCATTTTACACCGCTATTTAGGCATCTATGGTAAAACCTACGTCGATCTTTGTTTAGAAACCACTTTTAATCAACTTGTCTTACCCAAAGCGATCCAAATCAAAACTAAGTTACTGGCTTTTGTTACTCGCGTGTTAGATGGTTCGCTTGACTACCAAAATGCTACATTACAACAAGATGTATTAGACACGGTAGCCTTGCTCTTAGTTGAACTTATTGAACCTGTGTTTCGTTGTGGAAATACCAGTCCACCGTCGATGTCGACTCGGCAAAATGTTGTAATGCGTTCATTGCAATTCATTAACGAAACCGCGCCTAACCCAATTACAATTAATGAGCTTTGCCAAGCCAGTTTTTGTAGTGTTAGAACATTAGAATACGCATTTAAAACCATATTAAAAATGACGCCTAAGCAATATTTAATACAGTATCGTTTACATCAAATTCGTAAACAGCTTTTGGGCAAGCCTTCAGAGAAAATAACGCCCTTATTGAAAAATTACGGCATTGTTAATACGGGTCGTTTTGCTAATGATTATTTTAAATTGTTTGGAGAGTACCCAAAGCAGACCATGCGCTTTGCCAATTAA